The DNA sequence AGCGAGGTCAATTCGTTGTTGTCACCATCAAAGTAGTGAAACTCAGTATCTGCATTGATCACCGGTGAGGCCAAGGTAATAGCAGAGCCAACCCCAACTTCCTGTCTGGTAAAAGTGGCTGATGATACTGAATAGTCCCAGGTATTTCCATATTTGTCGTTGAACTGAATCTGTTGATCATCCGCAATGACCAGGTTGGTGGAATCCTTGAGCATTCCCAGCTCTCTTTCAAACAGATCAATCGCCAGCATACCACGCGTGACCAGTTTTTTTCGATCGGAAATTTCAGCCATGGTTGAAAAATTTACAGCAATAATAGAGGCTAACAGGCCGCTGATGATTCCCATTAAAATGATGGAAATAATCAATTCAATCAGAGTGAAACCGCTAGCAAACTTGCGTTGCATTAATCGTGTTCCTCAATTCCAGCAACAATACTGCTAAAGGTGACCGGTGATTTGAGAACCGAATGATTCACGGTAACCGTAATTTTCTTAAAATTGCCCCCGGTGCCAACACTATCAACCCAATTTGTCGGGATCTGAACGTTAAACACGCGTGTATTGATAGTGAACCCGGCAAATCCATCATTGCTAAAGTCCCAACTGGCACCATCATAATCATCAATATCATCATAATCATCAGCAGAGCTTTCACCAGTGTTGGGACCCAAACTTGGACTCCAAGGCGAAGAGGTACTGTCATCATAGGCATGCATACGAATAATATTCATTACCGAATTACCCAATGAGACAGCTCGCAGACCTACTTCAACCTGACTGCTTTGCTGAACATAATTTCTTTGGGCCAGCATCATTCCAACAATAGCCACAGCAATGATACTTAAACCCATGATGATATCCATAATGGAGAAACCGGATTGTGGATCAGGGCGTTTCATGAGCCATTCCCGTCTCGGCGACAAGGGTTATAGTGCGCGAATCAAGTACAACGGTTCCACCTGAAGAGGGCGTACCCCAGTAGTTGAACCAGACTTCAGCACTACCCCCAAAATTAGCTGAGGTGATGGAGACACCTTCGTAGTCAACATCCAGATCTAAAACAGCAGACTCCTGAGTATGTGGATCAGGGATCAAAACACGGCTTCCTGCTGATGGTCCAACATACAAGCCATATTGATTTTGAGCGGCATCCACCACCAACCAGGTGGTATCATGATAGGTTGTGGCATAGCTGCGCAGATAGTTCAGATCTTCCACCAACCGTTCAGCGACTGCCTTTTCACGGATGTCTTCAATCAGGGTAGATGTTTTAGGCAATGTAATGGCTGTAATGATACCAATAATTGCTATGACCAAAACAAGTTCTATAAGCGTGAAGCCTCTTTTACAAATTTTGTATGAATAATGGAATAGCATTACTGTTAGGGTCTGAATGATTGAGAAACCCCGGTATCGGGATCATCAATGCGAAACCCTGCGGCCTCGTGCTCTGTTTCAACCAATACATAATAAAGATATGGATGATTATAGGGATTCATGATGATTTTCGAACCGTTGAATAATTGAGAAACAGTACGACCATCAAACAGGGTCGTTGAATTAGCCCAATCATGTGTCATTTTGTTATCAGTTGGTTCTGCTGGAAAAACATCTTCCTGAGACTCAAACATGGCTTTGAGATATAAATTGACAAAACCCTGCTTAAGCTGGGTAATGTTGGTTTGAGACATGATAAGTTTGGCTTCGATCTGAGTCTCAAGATATGTGGGAGTCACCACTGCAGCCAGTATTCCCATAATAGAAACAGTAATCACTGCTTCAAAAAGAGTAAAACCTTTCTGAAGCTTACTTCTTCTTCGGTTTCTCAGAGCGAATTTATCCATACCATAAACCATATCTAAATTATTGGATAACTTATTGATATAGACACAGATGCCCTCCTGTCTAGCAAGAGGACATCTGTATTTCCAGAAACTTCAATTCATGATAAATATTATCTTGTAGCTTCTGCGCTGAGAGTATAGCCGGTGCTATCATCGGAAGCTGTCGTTTTATAGGTCCAGGCTTTCCAGTTATCACTACCCTGATGATACAAAATTGAGTCTGTCCCAGCAGCGCCATGTACCAAACTCCAGTCCTCCGGCA is a window from the Candidatus Neomarinimicrobiota bacterium genome containing:
- a CDS encoding prepilin-type N-terminal cleavage/methylation domain-containing protein, coding for MQRKFASGFTLIELIISIILMGIISGLLASIIAVNFSTMAEISDRKKLVTRGMLAIDLFERELGMLKDSTNLVIADDQQIQFNDKYGNTWDYSVSSATFTRQEVGVGSAITLASPVINADTEFHYFDGDNNELTSLPLSSTNLKLVRLIKLILAMDDGGTGVFLMSIVYPENLKIYNP
- a CDS encoding GspH/FimT family protein; the protein is MLFHYSYKICKRGFTLIELVLVIAIIGIITAITLPKTSTLIEDIREKAVAERLVEDLNYLRSYATTYHDTTWLVVDAAQNQYGLYVGPSAGSRVLIPDPHTQESAVLDLDVDYEGVSITSANFGGSAEVWFNYWGTPSSGGTVVLDSRTITLVAETGMAHETP
- a CDS encoding type II secretion system protein, coding for MDKFALRNRRRSKLQKGFTLFEAVITVSIMGILAAVVTPTYLETQIEAKLIMSQTNITQLKQGFVNLYLKAMFESQEDVFPAEPTDNKMTHDWANSTTLFDGRTVSQLFNGSKIIMNPYNHPYLYYVLVETEHEAAGFRIDDPDTGVSQSFRP